A single window of Liolophura sinensis isolate JHLJ2023 chromosome 6, CUHK_Ljap_v2, whole genome shotgun sequence DNA harbors:
- the LOC135467888 gene encoding uncharacterized protein LOC135467888, with protein sequence MSVPKFVPRTTQLLSHTLAVIFALSTFIPLGQLYYKYDYHCILNARLTVSISPNESSVARIGDKTGWGDGSLCHFTIFLPVFVAIHAFVWGWFTIHLIRTLKETGRELALYLLIFVAHALVCICAFVSSALLSSSASKLCANMSIVPSNKYACLDLATKDWSLETTSKRTLSPFARITVAQVSSWVMTIMAAVPCGVSIYYMLKAPANYQAMPLKVTTGVNGPLTDNEESMADDDSLDRSYPI encoded by the exons ATGAGTGTGCCGAAATTTGTACCAAGGACAACCCAGCTCTTGTCGCACACCCTGGCGGTGATTTTCGCCCTTAGTACATTCATTCCTCTGGGACAGCTGTACTACAAGTATGACTACCATTGCATTCTCAACGCTAGACTGACAGTTTCGATATCCCCGAACGAGAGCTCTGTGGCAAGAATCGGGGACAAGACGGGGTGGGGAGATGGCAGTCTCTGTCATTTCACCATATTCCTGCCTGTGTTTGTGGCTATTCATGCTTTTGTCTGGGGATGGTTCACCATTCACTTGATTAGAACACTGAAAGAGACTGG GAGGGAGCTGGCCCTGTATCTGCTTATCTTCGTCGCCCACGCccttgtctgtatatgtgcCTTTGTGTCCAGTGCCCTGCTGTCATCCAGCGCCAGTAAACTTTGCGCCAACATGAGCATAGTTCCCTCCAACAA ATATGCCTGTCTAGATCTCGCGACAAAAGACTGGTCTCTGGAGACTACGTCAAAGCGCACTTTATCCCCTTTTGCCAGGATTACTGTTGCGCAG GTCAGCTCTTGGGTGATGACGATCATGGCGGCTGTGCCCTGTGGGGTGTCTATATATTACATGCTGAAAGCACCCGCCAACTATCAGGCCATGCCCCTGAAGGTCACCACAGGTGTGAACGGCCCGTTAACAGATAACGAGGAGTCGATGGCAGATGATGACTCCCTAGACCGCAGTTACCCAATATAA